In one window of Streptomyces sp. NBC_01224 DNA:
- a CDS encoding TetR/AcrR family transcriptional regulator produces the protein MARAKRVGLTTERLVRAGAELADEIGFEQATPAELARRFGVKTASLYSHVKNAHDLKTKIALLALEELADQVSTAVAGRAGKDALTAFANVYRDYALKHPGRFAAAQFRLDPQTAATSAGVRHAQMTRAILRGYSLAEPHQTHAVRLLGSVFSGYVGLETAGGFSHSTPDSQESWTEILDALDTLLRTWPTTS, from the coding sequence ATGGCACGGGCCAAACGGGTAGGACTGACCACGGAGCGCCTGGTCCGGGCGGGGGCAGAGCTGGCCGACGAGATCGGCTTCGAGCAGGCGACCCCCGCAGAACTCGCCCGGCGGTTCGGTGTCAAAACCGCGAGCCTGTACTCGCACGTGAAGAACGCCCACGACCTCAAGACCAAGATCGCTCTGCTCGCCCTGGAGGAACTCGCCGACCAGGTCTCCACCGCGGTGGCCGGACGGGCCGGCAAAGACGCCCTGACCGCTTTCGCAAACGTCTACCGCGACTACGCACTCAAGCACCCGGGGCGCTTCGCCGCAGCCCAGTTCCGGCTCGACCCGCAGACGGCGGCCACCAGCGCCGGCGTCCGGCACGCCCAGATGACGCGGGCGATCCTGCGCGGATACAGCCTGGCCGAACCACACCAGACACACGCGGTGCGACTGCTGGGCAGCGTCTTCAGCGGCTACGTCGGCCTGGAGACCGCCGGCGGCTTCAGCCACAGCACCCCCGACTCGCAGGAGAGCTGGACCGAAATCCTCGAC